The following coding sequences are from one Triticum dicoccoides isolate Atlit2015 ecotype Zavitan chromosome 4A, WEW_v2.0, whole genome shotgun sequence window:
- the LOC119289757 gene encoding late embryogenesis abundant protein 6-like, whose translation MNHAKEKVKDAASATKAKAKITQAKVAEKTEAATARSHDERALAHERGKAKVAAAEAELHQAKVTHREEAMEHRLHKRAGTGHKHGAGH comes from the coding sequence ATGAATCACGCCAAGGAGAAGGTGAAGGACGCCGCGAGCGCGACCAAGGCCAAGGCCAAGATCACGCAGGCCAAGGTGGCCGAGAAGAcggaggcggcgacggcgaggtcgcaCGACGAGCGTGCGCTGGCGCACGAGCGGGGCAAGGCCAAggtcgccgccgccgaggccgagcTGCACCAGGCCAAGGTGACCCACCGCGAGGAGGCCATGGAGCACCGCCTCCACAAGCGCGCCGGCACCGGGCACAAGCACGGAGCTGGCCACTGA